In Geotalea uraniireducens, the genomic window CGGCTTGGTCGACCAGGCATCGCCGCCGATGTTGTACTCGCCGATCAGGGCGATGTCGTACGGTCCGATCGGTTCGGGGAACTCCCGCGTTTCGATAATGTAGTCACGAATGGTGTCGTTGGAGATATGATGCCCCAGCGACTGGGAAACGCCGCGGAACCCCTCGCAGTTACAGGGGATGATCGGGATGTCCAGCTCCTTGGCGGACTGTTTGGCGACGGCGTTGATATCGTCGCCGATCAGGCCGACCGGGCACTCGGAGAGGACCGAGATCCCCTTGGCGAGCGGGAAGAGCTCTTTCGCTTCTTTCAAGAGGCCGGTCAGCTTCTTGTCGCCACCATAGACGATATCCTTCTCCTGGAAGTCGGAGGTGAACTGCATGGCGAAGTTGGTAACCCCGTTGATGCCACTCACCAGATTACGCCGGGTACCCCAGGAGTACCAGCCGCAACCGACCGGGCCGTGGGAGACGTGAACCATGTCGCGGATCGGCCCCCAGACCACCCCCTTGGCGCCGGCATAGGCGCAGCCGCGGGCGCTCATCACGCCGGGAACGGTCTTGCGGTTTGATTTGACACAGGCCGAACCGGAGGCCTGGTCGTTAGGGGCAAGGTGAGGTGCCCGTTTCTTTTTCCCCTTCTCCGGGTACACCTCAAGAACCTTGTCGATCATCTCCTGGGTCGATTCTTTAGTGATGCCGTCGACTTTCTTTATCGTATTAGACATATCTCTCTCCAGATCGAACGGCTTTGCCAAAAGTCCATCCGCTGCGTTCCGCTCCGGACCGGAACGTTCAACGTAGCGCTGCTACGCCTCGCATCCCGGTCCTCGTGCGCCTTACGGCTGGAGCTTTTTGCCGTACCGTATATGTTTTGAATTAAAAAGCCTTGTGGCGAACGATGCCGCAGTCAGGTCGGTGTCGGGCGAGAATCCCGGCGGAGCAACGCGAATCCGCAGGCCGGCGCCGAGATGGCCCACAATTCACCCAGCGAATCGGACAGCACAGGCTGCCCGCCGGGCGAGGACCAAAGCGTTCGGCATCTACTTCGCAGCCGCCTCCGCTACCCCGACCACGCTCTCGTCGTCCGCTTCCATGATCCCGAACTCCATCAGCAGCTCTTCCAGCT contains:
- the nifD gene encoding nitrogenase molybdenum-iron protein alpha chain, which codes for MSNTIKKVDGITKESTQEMIDKVLEVYPEKGKKKRAPHLAPNDQASGSACVKSNRKTVPGVMSARGCAYAGAKGVVWGPIRDMVHVSHGPVGCGWYSWGTRRNLVSGINGVTNFAMQFTSDFQEKDIVYGGDKKLTGLLKEAKELFPLAKGISVLSECPVGLIGDDINAVAKQSAKELDIPIIPCNCEGFRGVSQSLGHHISNDTIRDYIIETREFPEPIGPYDIALIGEYNIGGDAWSTKPLLEECGFNVKAVWTGDGEMEKIAATHQVKLNVIHCYRSMNYMCKVMEEKYGIPWIELNFFGPTKIKESLRKLAELFDDTIKEKVEAVIAKYDPVCQAIIDEYKPRLEGKKVMLYVGGLRPRHTINAYEDLGMICVGSGYEFAHGDDYDRTASEMPDATVVYDDASEFEMEQFAHVLKPDLVGSGIKEKYVFQKMGIPFRQMHSWDYSGPYHGYKGFPIFARDVDMAINSPTWSLVKAPF